The following are encoded in a window of Arthrobacter antioxidans genomic DNA:
- a CDS encoding 6-phospho-beta-glucosidase, whose translation MSTGATLVIVGGGGFRVPLVYRALSQAPFAGLVSRVVLVDSLPDRAHAIARVLGALPSGAAPAPPVRVAARLEDALPGADLVFAAVRSGGADGRVLDERVALASGLLGQETVGAGGISYALRSIPDMMRVATLMRDLSPDAWLINFTNPAGMVTEALSAVLGHRVIGICDSASGLVTRAARAAGVDLRGSLAGVDYVGLNHLGWLRRLDDGGADRLPGLLADAPRLASFEEGRLFGPDLPRVLGALPNEYLFYYYFHREALRSIGAADRTRGETLRDQQADLFPRLVAAGDPLAVWEAARRERESGYLAEARTAEEERDEADLAGGGYERVALQVMRSLLTGHRAELILNVRNGATVGALPADAVVEVPSVVDADGARPLPAAPLSPHQLGLMAAVKAVEQDTVRAAVHRDRDAALRAFAGHPLVDSFHAATRVLAGYEEAFPELKASWSD comes from the coding sequence ATGAGCACCGGCGCGACCCTCGTCATCGTGGGCGGCGGGGGCTTCCGCGTGCCGCTGGTGTACCGGGCGCTGTCCCAGGCACCGTTCGCGGGACTCGTGTCCCGCGTCGTCCTGGTGGACAGCCTGCCGGACCGCGCCCACGCCATCGCCCGGGTGCTCGGGGCGCTGCCGTCGGGGGCGGCGCCCGCGCCGCCGGTCCGCGTGGCGGCCCGGCTGGAGGACGCGCTGCCGGGCGCCGACCTCGTGTTCGCCGCCGTGCGCAGCGGCGGGGCGGACGGGCGCGTCCTCGACGAGCGCGTCGCCCTGGCCTCCGGGCTGCTCGGCCAGGAGACCGTGGGAGCCGGCGGCATCTCCTACGCACTCCGGTCCATCCCCGACATGATGCGCGTGGCCACGCTCATGCGCGACCTCTCCCCCGACGCCTGGCTGATCAACTTCACCAATCCGGCGGGCATGGTGACCGAGGCGCTCTCGGCGGTGCTGGGCCATCGGGTGATCGGCATCTGCGACTCGGCGTCGGGCCTCGTCACCCGGGCGGCCCGCGCCGCGGGCGTGGACCTGCGCGGGTCCCTGGCCGGCGTGGACTACGTGGGTCTCAACCACCTGGGCTGGCTGCGCCGGCTCGACGACGGCGGCGCGGACCGGCTCCCCGGGCTGCTCGCCGACGCCCCGCGCCTGGCGAGCTTCGAGGAGGGCCGGCTCTTCGGTCCGGACCTCCCCCGGGTCCTCGGCGCACTGCCCAACGAGTACCTCTTCTACTACTACTTCCATCGCGAGGCCCTGCGCTCCATCGGCGCCGCGGACAGGACGCGCGGCGAGACGCTCCGGGACCAGCAGGCGGATCTCTTCCCCCGACTCGTCGCGGCCGGGGACCCGCTCGCGGTCTGGGAAGCCGCCCGGCGCGAGCGGGAGTCCGGCTATCTGGCCGAGGCCCGGACGGCGGAGGAGGAGCGCGACGAGGCGGACCTCGCGGGAGGCGGCTACGAGCGCGTGGCCCTGCAGGTCATGCGCTCGCTGCTCACCGGACACCGGGCGGAGCTGATCCTCAACGTCCGCAACGGTGCGACCGTCGGCGCGCTGCCCGCGGACGCCGTCGTCGAGGTGCCGTCCGTGGTGGACGCCGACGGCGCGCGCCCGCTGCCGGCGGCCCCGCTGTCACCCCACCAGCTGGGGCTCATGGCGGCGGTGAAGGCCGTCGAGCAGGACACCGTCCGCGCCGCCGTCCACCGGGATCGCGATGCCGCCCTGCGGGCCTTCGCGGGGCATCCCCTCGTGGACTCCTTCCACGCCGCCACCCGCGTGCTCGCGGGTTACGAGGAGGCGTTCCCCGAGCTGAAGGCGTCCTGGTCGGACTGA